The segment TGGGCTACGCCGGGCGCGCCTCGGGGGTCGATGCCGACAGCCGCATCGCGGTCGCCTACGCCCCCTACCACCTGCACGCCCCCGAGGGGTTGGTGCTGCACAAGGGGGATGTGGCGGCCAGGGTGGCGATCCGCTTCGAAGAGATTGCCCAAAGCGCCCGGCTGATCGCGGCGCTGGTGGCCGATTTTCCGGTGGAGGAGGGTGCTGCGGTGGAATTACCTCAGGCTGAGTCGGGGATGCAGGGGTTTGCTTTGATCGAGGGGTGGCGCGGCGAAATCGCCGCCTTCGTGCGCTTCGGAGCGGGAGGACGGATCGACCGGGCCCGACTGCGCGATCCCTCCTGGTTCAACTGGCCGGGGCTGGAGCTGGCGGTGTTGGGGGTGCCGGTGCCCGATTTCCCGCTATGCAACAAGTCGTTCAACTGTGCCTATGCGGGGCATGACGGGTGAGGGGTTGGGTGACCGGGACTGGGGGTTGAGTTTTTTGTGGGAGCGGACTTCTGTCCGCGAATGAGGGGGCAAGATGGGTTCAAAAACCTCAGCCGGTTCGGGATGCCCCCCTCCAATCCCACCAACAGATGGAACAACTCAGCGGTCGCTTTGGCCACCACAGGCAAGGGTTGCGGCCCCGAGACAACCGCAAACAGGGGAGGCTCCCATGATCAAACTCCTACGCACCATCGCCCGCACCGGCACCCTGACCGAACCGCCGCCCCCCGGAGCCAGCGACATCGAGCGCCTCGGCCCTCAAATCGCCGCAATGATCCAAAAGCGGTTCAAAGGCTCGCTGGCCATCCGTCAGGTCGATGCCGGCTCCTGCTCGGCCTGCGAGCTGGAGATCCACGCCTTGGGGAATCCCTACTACGACATCAGCCGCTTCGGCCTGCACTTCGTCGCCTCCCCACGCCACGCCGACGTGCTTTTGGTGACCGGCCCGGTCACCACCCAGATGAGCGAGGCGTTACGCCGCACCTACGCCGCGACCCCCGACCCCAAATGGGTGATCGCCAGCGGCGACTGCGCCGACCACTGCGGCCTCTTCGGCGAGGACAACTACGCGGTGGCGGGAAGGGTGAGCGAGATCGTGCCGGTCGACCTGGTCATCAAGGGTTGCCCTCCGGCGCCGGTCGATTTGATGCGGGGATTGCTGCAACTGCTGGAGGGCGATTAAGGCAGCTTCATGCGCAGAAAAGAGCCATGTTGGCAAGGCTACGTTGTGAGGTTGCCCGATGGCGGGTCGTTTGCGCCCGTCTTGTTTTACCGCTCGCTGTTTTCTTGCTCCTTCAAAAACCTCGCGACTTGATCCAGAGCCTCCTCAAGTCGGGGGTTTTCGGCGGTGGTCAACACATGGGGCACCTTCGATTCGGCGGGGAACCAGTGGATCAGCCGCTGCTTCGAGGCGACCGAGCGCAGCACCACCTCGCTCGATTCGGGGTCGATGGTCCCGTCGTCCCGCGATTGCATCACCAGGATCGGCTGTTTGATCTGCCCCAATACCTCCCGCACCGCCTTTTGAAAGTCGTTGAGCTGGGCAATCGCTTTAAGGGGGCGTCGTTCGTAGTAAAACGGTTTTTCCTCTTCCGTCAGGGGGCGGACATCCTCCTCTTTGAGCCAAGAGACGTAGTTGGCCAGCCAGGCGGTTTTGGAGCGGTGGATCAACGCGGGGGAGAGGGCGGCGATGGCTCGGAATTGCGCCGGTTGGGTCGCCGCCTCGTACAAAACCGCCAGCCCCCCGGTCGAAAGCCCCACCCCGTAAACCCGGTCGCAGGCGCTGTGCAGCGCGGTGGCGGCGGCGTCGACCACCTCCACCCACTCGGGCCAAGTGCAGGCTTTTAAATCCTCGGGGGAGGTGCCGTGGCCCGGCAGCCGCACCCCGTAGACGGTGAACCCCTCCTGGACCAACCGCGCCCCGAGCAGCCGCATCTCCCAGGGGGATCCGGTAAAACCGTGGGCCAGTACCACCCCGGCGCCGTTGGGGTGAT is part of the Proteobacteria bacterium CG1_02_64_396 genome and harbors:
- a CDS encoding hydrogenase, which produces MIKLLRTIARTGTLTEPPPPGASDIERLGPQIAAMIQKRFKGSLAIRQVDAGSCSACELEIHALGNPYYDISRFGLHFVASPRHADVLLVTGPVTTQMSEALRRTYAATPDPKWVIASGDCADHCGLFGEDNYAVAGRVSEIVPVDLVIKGCPPAPVDLMRGLLQLLEGD